The DNA window GGCAGCTGACCAGTGCTCTATTACTTGTACCGTAGCCTTATCTGTCAACTTGGTCGCTAAGGTACCAGTTTCCAGACTCGGCCGGTTAGAGTGTGTGTAAGCGAGCTACAACCCTCAGCCAGTCAGAGAGCGGGCTGGGAAGAGCGCTTGGGTTTGGGAGCGCGTGGTTGTGGTCCGTAGTAGAGAGCGAAGAGAGGAGGTGTTGTCGCTGCGGCTGCCAGTTGAtctgacctcgtgccactcattatatatatatatatatatatatatatatatatatatatatatatatatatatatatatatataattatatatgacTTGTATACTAAAGAATCAatggtaagcagagagagagagagagagagagagagagagagagagagagagagagagagagattaacagaacaacagtagtgaaaacgtgtcAATACTGTACATAGACGCTCGCCCCCTCACGGCCGTAAATTAATGCTGGTCAAACTATGGGACACATTggtagtatttcctcttctggaaattcataaagatcttgactataatataaacacaacatttgttataattaaaggtgggatgagccttaacagtctcaaacatgttGTCaaaagggcatgggagatgttgcaacatcctcgcttgcgtaatatctttagttCGCACTAGCTCCcctttaccatatttcttgaggtttccctcaggaatcgtgctaATCTCTTtcgacaggtaccgggaggcatgttTGAAATTCCCGCACCCATttttgtagtacgccacaaaccaacgtggaggcgggatctggcggacttctggaactgaattctctaaatagttttcaaaaacatttgggatgtaatccatgtcactgtctgaaatattacgtgactggagaaattcagttttaaagccagagccgggAAGGGGCAGatatgctacatgttcataagccaagcAGGCTTCATGACATCACATAAACGTCACACAGCTGCGGTTAGAAGGAaggtccttatcataaaccagttgaatgcgaacaaccgtaccatacgccttgagaagtgagagCAAGGcaagataggaaaatgatggattaacatttaccatcaaaagggagtcatatgcagcagaaatgcgtccctcagaagaaaaTTCCAGAACAGAAGACTGCTATGGGAGGCcgttgtggaggggaatcctcattccttttcagacctgaagatgacgtctcgtgggccaggtcagccacctcacgagaacctgaattttttttttgttttaccatATGTAAAACataagttacacaaaaaaaatagctccaggggcaagggaaaccacctattgggactacaatgggagcgagcgcttgctgccgtggacggggtacctcgtccccatgcggaccagtcgttttaaaaaaaaggccccacatgatacgaatgtttgtccacgacagagctgagacccccatcccaaagcatcccagcctggacacccaaccatccagcacagcacgatccctattgggcgatccctccagcgggtggctccgctggatCTTGATTTCGTCACATCTCCAACGTAAAGGTGTACTCGTATATGCGCGTatctgtatgtatatgtatacacGGTGCATAGAGAATATTTATGTATATCCTAATAGCCTAATCGAAATGAAGGACAAGGTGGATTATGCCAGGTGCACCCCAAGGCGGACGcactgaaaaaggaagagaaggggcgaGTTGAAAATATTCCATGGGCTTACACCATCACCTGACAAGGCTCGCATCATTCACCATCCCCACCCTTGAACACGGGGCACTTTTGCATCATGTACAACCACCACAGCTACTTCTGTGGCACCCTTGGTATAAAGGCTATTCAGTACACTCCCGTCGctcagcggagagagagagagagaagagaatgagcgAGGGGACGACATCCTGCTGGTCGAGTGTATTCTTATTTATGATCTTTTACCGTATTTGGGACATTTCATAACTTGTTTATATGGTAATCATTTGTAAATCGTATCAACTTTGCATTTTTAAACATAATATTTGACTGTATATGCGACGAAAGAATTTGGAAAATACATGTTTTTATCCCTATACATGATGGTGCAGTATGACATGTTGCTCACGCATGCGCAGTATGCTTAGTAAATCTTGTCCTGACTCCTCGTGCGTCTGGCAGTGTAAAGGCCACCCACGCATACGCAGATGAGCAAGACACTTCCGGGACATTTTTTACTGCCACACCGGTGTAGGACGCAGATTGTGGTCCCCTGCAAGATCGTGTCACCcccttctgcgcatgcgcaggAGAAATCGGTGCCAGACGCACGACCCATTTACAGCCTCGCTCAGTGAATACACAGCGACAGGGTTGCCAGGTCCGCCCGCGGTTTTCCCGCCCAATTGGGCTATTTTTCATTGGAATTGGCGGGAAGAAAATGGTATTCGCGGGTTGGCGGTTTCTTGGGCTGTTTTTATTGTAGTACGCGGTATTTTGGGCTTTTTATATTGGAAAAATTATTTTATATCGTTTTTTCACAAGCTCAGGCACAGCGCCACGCCAGGTGTGTTGTCAGGTGACGATACCTGACGCGCCTGGCCATCTGCCTGGGTGtgacctctttcccctctccccaggGGGATTATCAGTATTTATCATGAGGGCACGACCTCGTTAACACCGTCGCATGACCTATCCCCGTGACCTGGACACTGATGAAGCCAGCAGTCTCTCTTCAACCACCACACAGTCACAACCAGCACCTTGGCTATCAGAAACAGTTTACTCTCTGTCGTGCAGTGAAAATGGGCAAGTGGGCTAAGTACagcaagaaatacaagaaagaatgggaaaaagaagatggtCTCAGAGAATGGATTTCTGGTGTGCCTGGTGATGACTCTGTTGCAGCGTGCAAGTTCTGCAAAACAACAGTTAGAGCCCATCACAGTGACCTTGTCAGTCATAGCTCAACTGAAAAGCACAGAAAAAATGCAGCCCCATTTTCAAACATGAGAACATTATTTCAATCCGGCATTAGAAAACAAATGCCAATAACAGCATGAAAATTTGTGAACTGATATTAGCAGCTCACATTGCTTGCCATTCAAACATTAACACTATTGATCACCTGGCTGAAGTTGTGGGAAAAATTTCAAATAAGGAAATCTCACTACATAGAACGAAGTGCACAGCACTTATAAACAAAGTACTGGGACCCTCTATGCTGAAGGAACTATGCAGTGATATCGGTGATAATGATTACTCATTGATAATTGATGAAAGCACAGACATCACCACAAAAAAGAAACTGTGTGTTGTTGTTCGCTATCCCAGCTACTCAAAGAAGAGAATTATCACTTCGTTCTTGGGTTTGGTGGAATTGGAAAGGGCACAGCTGAGGTGGTCACAACATCTTTACTTGACTTCATAGAAAATCATGCCAAACTGAACGTCAAAAAATGCAATGGTTTGGCAACTGATGGATGCAACACTATGTGCGGGACACACAACTCTGTTATGTCAAGATTTCGTGCATTAAACCCACACGTGACACACATCAAATGCATATGTCATTCATTGCATTTATGTACGTCATATGCAATGCGAAAGTTGCCCTCTCACCTTGAATTCATGGTGTCACAGACATATAGATATTTTTCACACAGCACGCTTCGTCAACAAAAGTATGCGTGACTTCCTGATGAAGCTTCTTCAGGAGCTGCAGCAAAGGCTTCCATCAAATATTAACCATCTCCAGAGCTTGGATGCCCTGACCCCAGAAACCGTTCTCGGAGTGAGGAAACCAAGACTGCAGGAGCTGTCTTTCTTACCAAAATATTCGGGGGATATTGGTAAGCTCGACGAGCAGTGGCAAAGACTTGCAACTGTCAGCTGGCCAAAAGATGTGATAAACGACTCCGAAAAGTTTTGGTTAACTGTTCACAGCCACCAGGACGCCTCAGGGGAGCGGGATTTTAAGGAGGTAGGGCAGTTTGCTCTGTCCATGCTTTCGCTGCCCATTAGCAATGCCTCTGTTGAACGGGTTTTTTCCAAAATGAACTTGATAAAGAATAAACTTAGGAACAGGATGCAACACAAGAGTCTAGAAAACACATTACATGTACGTGCATTCATGAATAGAAACAACATGTGTTGTAGGAGTTCGACCCACACAGGAAATGCTGTCAATGTTCACAAAGGACATCTATACCAATGTTGATGAGCATGAGTATGTTGAGGTGCCTGATGTATAAATGTACTGAAAATAAACATATAGCATGTATGTTAATATACTCTAGCATGTAAAGTATAATTAGGTAGGCATTAATGTTAATAAAGGTACATAATttgtcaaatattttttttcctgttatgaTATAGCTATACGTCTCAGTCGTCTTGAGCATCATACTACTGATAATTCTAATTTTGGGCTGCTTTTGGGCTGTTTTTTGTGACCGAGGTCGCGGGTTTTGGGCGGGTTTTGGGATGGAATGGCGCGGGATATCAGTCCACGACCTGGCAACTCTGCACAGCGATCAGTTGCTTTCCTGAGTTGAAGGGTGGATGTTGCACTCGTGAGAGCTCGCTATTAAAACTATCGGCCGCTTTCTTAAACATCTAAAAATTCGTTTCGTAGGTCAGCACACCACTGTGGTGTGGTAGCACCCGAAACCTAAGTTTTGATTTCTTAAACGCTGGCGCACCGACCCGTGTGTTGTTAGGTAGACAACGATACTCGTACTCTAGCATCCCATACAAATGCGGACGATTCGCAAGTGTTGGTACCCCTCCTCGTAGAAGATTGGCAGGCCTGTGTATcagctgatgtaaacaaagcgCCATTTTCAAACAGTTCATGCTGGAGTGTACACGCTTCTCGCAGCTCAACACCACCATGGCTACCAGGGACCTAAAAGGCACACCACTCTCTTACGCCCAGAAGTTGTATCTCGTGAGACAAATTAGAGATCACCCTGTGGTACACACGAAACCTTCAAACTACACTAGTATACTGGAGAGAAAAGCCGCGTGGGAGACAATAACTAAGAACTTCAATGTATGTTTCTCCACGGCGGAGCCCAAGAATACTCATCAGCTGAAGAAGACTTGGGAGTACTTAAAGAATAAGTAAgtataaaaatgaggaaaagcatGCACCATTTGGTAAATTAAGGTTGAAAACATGAGAAGCTTTGATGTAATTGTTATGATTTAGGAATTAGTTTACTActgtatttctactactattggtaAAGGTGGCTAGTATTACCCCCTCCTCCCATGAAAACTAGGTAGATTTGCAACGAAATCTGTTAGGATAAATCAGTCAAAAACATgtaaatctaccagaaaaaatattgagaggTGACCAAATATAACTTAAcaaacttacctaacctcaaTCTAACCAAATCATGGCCTAACCTAAAGAAACCCAAACCAGACCAAAGCAAACAGTATTATTttacaaaacaggaaaactgTGTGAGAAGAAAACTAGTTAGATATTAGGAAGTGCACATTTTGTTAGACATTTTTCTCAGatgcattttcttcctcaaactattaataggttaggttaggataactttgtgtcatatcaCTAAATTCACTAATTCATTACATCATTGTTCAATATGTTCAACCCTAAGAAACTTAGCTTAACATAACACAAACTTAAATGATATAACCTAACATAATGTAAGATTATTCATGTAGCTTTGAAtgtagtagtgtctgcaaaacaaaactaagtaaataaatacataaataaataaagtaaaaaataattaattaatgggTGTGTTTTTACAGAGTGAAGAAGGATCACAGCAGGTACATCCGGGAAACCCATCAGACTGGTGGTGGGCCACCACCAGCCCCACCAAAACCAGCTGATGAGGTAACGCTGATTGTACAGCTGATCCTTAATAATAGGCTGCCAGTACCTGACGACATCTTTGATAGTGAATTTGTAGAAGCATGCGTACTGGCCCGACTCAATTCCACAGCACTGGAATGTGGTGAGTTGAAAACCTATTTTTATGAACTTTTTAACATgtttaaaataaaaactaaaaaaaaacaggagtgcATGCATGGCTTTCAAGTCATTATGGTCCCACACCCTTGTCACACCAGCCCCACAACCGACACTCCTGCCCCAATACCACGACGATGAACAATTACACATTTttgttaaccttacctaacctaaccagatgtGTAGTTTCAATGTTTTTCAAGTAAATATAATTGCTAGCAAGAACGTGCAATTGTTCATCACAGAGGTACATTGAGCCGCAGAACTGGCTTCCCATGCATGTGGAATATGTAAAACAAACTTTTACTTAATATatcataatataatataaatatataattttgtgtttaCAGCTGACACACCTGAAGCTGCAGGACAGCAGCCAGCACAAGATCTGGTCTTGGACAACCCTGGCAGTCCACTTATCATCAGGAGTGAGGACTGTGGTATGTCAGTTATTCATATTTTAAGTAATAGCAATTAACAATACTTTCTTCTCATTGGTTATTGAAAGTACAATTTATTGGTTAAGCTTTCTCAGTTATAACACCCATCAGGCTAAATAAGTGGATACTAAAATGTAGGATTTTATGGAAGAAGTGTTATGATGGCTTGAATGCCTTCAGTACTAACTGCCTTCGAGGAAATTTATCAATTTGTTATGTTCTCAAGGCATTCAAGCCATCATAACACTTCTTCCATAAAATCCTACATTTTAGTATCCACTTATTTAGCCCGATGGGTGTTATAACTGAAAAAGCTTAACCAATAAATTGTACTTTCAATAACCAATGAGAAGAAAGTATTGTTAATTGCTATTACTTAAAATATGAATAACTGACTGTATGCCCATTATCACAGCTAATCAACATTCCATACAGTCCTGCTTTTAAAAGATTGTTCTATATGAATGTCAAGCCTGGACACTTCATACAAGAGATAGGCAaaatatacaagtaattaaaatTTTGCCTGAGACTGGTCAGTTAGATAAGGTAATGTGAGAGAGTTCAAGATGGCAAGAGTGAGaggatgtatgtatgaatgtatatgaatgtatgaatgtatgtataccCCACaagatgtatgtatgaatagaGCATGGGGTGAAGTGGGGATTAGTGAAAATATTTCAAGATGTGTAACTTatatgttttatctattttgcagAACTTATAGATGCGGAAGATGATGTGGACCTCCCAGGTGCTAGAACCTCCGCTCATCCTGTACTAAAAAAAGGCACCTGCTCTGCTCGCAGCAGTAGTGCCACAGCTGCCACCCAAAACCAGTCCTTCACAGGACGAAAGAGGAAGGCAGCAGAAAGCAAATCTGCTGCTTATGGCAGGTGTGCCAAGCAGCAGAAACACTTTCGTGATGAACTGGCCTCAACATTTGAGGCCCTTGCTGCAAAAGTGGCGACAACGCTGGACAGCGTAGCTTCTGCTGCCGATAAAATTGGGTCGGCGGCAGACAGAATGGCATCTGCTGCAGAGAGAATTGCTGCAGCCCTTGAAAGGGTAGCTGGTATACACCAACCACTACCATAAGGTAccactgaagaaaataaaaataaagaataacttGAAGTgtagtattgttattttattttatacttgTACATTTTAATTGTATCTccacaacacaaccaaacaTAAAAACATTACATTGCCCATTGAGGTGTACATTTCTCTGTATATGTCATCTTCCACTTAGAAAttatacacacaaatatacattgAAAGAACAGAGATGGAAAGTTTATCAATAAAAGATCATAAACTATTGTGAAATAGCACAAACTGGTAGAGTTCTCCCTATAAGTATTAGGTAAGAATATGGGTAGGAAGGGTAAGACTGTGTATGATACATATATGTTGCAACAGGTTCCATTGCTGCTCTATCTTGAAAACCCGTCAAAATCTGAGGCGAGGTATTGTACCTGTTCAGTATAGCGACCACTGTTAAACTGATCACAttgtttaccttcattttccagttcTGATATCATATTTCTGAAATTTCTCAGTGCACGTTGCTGTAGCTGTGAAGACACTAGTTTTAGTTTCTGCTTGATGTCACATCACTAATCCTTTGATAGTCGATACCTGTTGAAATTTTTAATCTTTCAGAAATGTTCCACAAAAAAAGATGCcaatatataattataaatagatagaaacatATAACTACCACGAATGGGATAATTACCTTTGGATGAATTCCTCTTCCGTGAGGTATACCATTGGGTCACTGCGATCCCGTAGTACTGTACGTGGTAATCTCAAGCGCcgaatttcttctatttcctcataGTCAAGTTCTTGTAGGAGATTAACAATGCCACAGAAAAGTTCTAAGGCCTGAAATAGGTAATACATGATTACATATACACTTAACTGTATTTAAAACAAAGTAATGCATTAAGTATGTGCTTCATGTACAGGCAAttatactaatgatgataataataataataataataataataataataatatgtaataaatgacaattaccttaacctaacaacaaatgattataataatagtaaattagACTATCATGTGGTAATGGTAAATCTATAAACCTCATCTTGacgtaagctaacctaacttaccttgctttgacctaacctgacctaatcgtGCCTACTTCAAGACAAAAtatgtttcagaatattataTTGGTAATAGAAAAAGCGCAACTCCACCTAATATTATCCACGTCCCTCCCATTCACCTTGTTTCCCGGTCCTTCTTCACAGCTCTTTCACTTTTAACAGCGTTTACatcgctcctctctctcatgtatatatgtttatctgTTATGCTTTTCCACTGttatattaaacaaaaataacctAATTTTAACCGGGGATgaatccctctcctccctccacggCATATCAAGCTAACCTACTAATCAGCGGGGTTGTGGTGTTTACAATCAACCTGTCATACCTACTGCTGATAGTAGAGGGACGTGTGAGCTTAAAACCTTTTGTAAAAGGGCCGAAAgtgcaaaataaataactgGAATTAATTGTAGTACTATGATGAGGCGTCGTAGTAACTTTTGTTTCTTGAGAGTGGCAGGTGGGTTTGATGGTTTCACTTCTAACCATGCTGCAACATTCGGACACTCCTTGCATGATGCTCCTTATTTTGactattttacatatatttatatattatacgTACCATTATTACGAAGTAATTCCCAGCTTGGTGCAGCTCAGCAGATGaagtttgttttgcttgtgtcGCGCCGCAATCCCAGGGCGACCATGCATGTTGTCTTAAAACATTTTACTAGTGATTATAGGGTTACTGCtttgaaagaatagagaaatactaacaaaattagaaaaataacataTATATTGTTTATTCTGAAGCGATTTTATACATCATGAATACATTTCTTacatttcgtctttctctttcggGTGGGTATCCTTGCCCGACGTTGTGTGCTGGGTCAACACCCGAATGTTCCAATATTGTGGGATCCTAGCCAGGCACAGAACCGCGTCAGATGCTTTTAAGAAATCGGATTCTGTGTGTCCACCTAACTTTCTACATGGTATCCCAGGATTACACTGTTTAAGAAATCGGCTGTATATATGCAGACTGTACTGTACTTTATTTTCCCCCAAAGAATTGTTACGGATGATTTCAATTCGTGAGCActtatttcattcttgtttttctttcaatgaaAGTGAATAAACAGCATTTTATCACACAGATTTATTCCCCTTGAATAATCGtctacccctccccctccctccctatccagAAGAGGAATCCCTGCCAGACGCACAACGCATTTCAGCAGACGAGCAAGGAGCTT is part of the Portunus trituberculatus isolate SZX2019 chromosome 2, ASM1759143v1, whole genome shotgun sequence genome and encodes:
- the LOC123507203 gene encoding uncharacterized protein LOC123507203, with the translated sequence MLECTRFSQLNTTMATRDLKGTPLSYAQKLYLVRQIRDHPVVHTKPSNYTSILERKAAWETITKNFNVCFSTAEPKNTHQLKKTWEYLKNKVKKDHSRYIRETHQTGGGPPPAPPKPADEVTLIVQLILNNRLPVPDDIFDSEFVEACVLARLNSTALECADTPEAAGQQPAQDLVLDNPGSPLIIRSEDCELIDAEDDVDLPGARTSAHPVLKKGTCSARSSSATAATQNQSFTGRKRKAAESKSAAYGRCAKQQKHFRDELASTFEALAAKVATTLDSVASAADKIGSAADRMASAAERIAAALERVAGIHQPLP